The Tripterygium wilfordii isolate XIE 37 chromosome 17, ASM1340144v1, whole genome shotgun sequence genome has a window encoding:
- the LOC119982355 gene encoding acyl-coenzyme A oxidase 3, peroxisomal-like — protein MDSKSSTDVVSRRTRVLTNHLLRQPPLPRDVAVETNECLQFSPAELAEKYDFDTMEMRKLLDGHNLQDRDWLYGLIMQSKLFNPRDLGGKLFVGPDYNQSMEQQREMTMKRIDYLCERGVFNGWLTEKGTEVDLRKMALQEVTAIFDHSLSIKLGVHFFLWGGAIQFFGTKRHHDKWLRDTENYVVKGCFAMTELGHGSNVRGIETVTTYDPNTREFIINTPCESAQKYWIGGAANHATHTIVFSQLIINGSNQGVHAFIAQIRDADGNNFPNVRIADCGHKIGLNGVDNGRIWFDNVRIPRENLLNSVADVSPDGQYVSAIKDPDQRFAAFLAPLTSGRVTIASSAIYMSKIGLAIAIRYSLTRRAFSVTPNGPEVLLLDYPSHQRRLLPLLAKTYAMSSAANFLKVIYVKRTPESSKTIHVFSSAFKATLTWHNMRLLQECREACGGQGLKTENRIGHLKGEYDVQGTFEGDNNVLMQQVSKALLGEYISAHKKKKPFQGLGLEHMNNPCPIIPSELTSSTLRCSQFQTDAFCLRERDLLNRFAAEVSQYQANGESKERAFILSYQVAEELGRAFSEKEILQTFLEAETTISTGSMKNVLGLVRSMYALICMEEDASFLRYGYLSPENAAAVRREVSKLCGELRPHALALVSSFGIPDAFLSPIAFNWIDSNSWSSVQH, from the exons ATGGATTCGAAATCCTCAACCGACGTCGTTTCTCGCCGAACACGAGTCCTCACCAATCACCTTCTCCGGCAACCTCCGCTACCACGCGATGTTGCAGTTGAGACAAACGAATGCTTACAATTCTCTCCCGCCGAGCTCGCCGAGAAGTACGATTTTGACACCATGGAGATGCGGAAATTGCTGGACGGACATAATCTGCAGGATCGGGATTGGTTGTATGGTTTGATCATGCAGAGCAAGCTGTTTAATCCGAGGGATCTGGGAGGTAAATTGTTTGTGGGACCTGATTACAATCAGTCGATGGAGCAACAGAGAGAGATGACGATGAAGCGTATTGATTATTTGTGCGAGAGAGGGGTTTTCAATGGCTGGTTAACCGAGAAGGGAACCGAGGTTGACTTGAGGAAGATGGCTCTCCAAGAGGTTACTGCAATTTTTGATCACTCGCTCTCTATCAAGCTTGGTGTTCATTTCTTCTTGTG GGGTGGTGCTATCCAGTTTTTTGGCACAAAAAGGCACCATGACAAGTGGCTGAGGGACACTGAAAATTATGTAGTCAAGGGTTGCTTTGCAATGACAGAGTTGGGACACGGCAGTAAT GTTAGAGGAATTGAAACTGTGACCACTTATGATCCTAACACAAGAGAGTTCATCATTAACACTCCTTGTGAATCTGCTCAGAAGTATTGGATTGGTGGGGCTGCTAAT CATGCAACCCATACAATAGTCTTCTCTCAGCTCATTATAAATGGGAGTAATCAAGGTGTCCATGCATTTATAGCACAGATCCGGGATGCAGATGGCAACAATTTTCCAAACGTCAGAATAGCAGATTGTGGACATAAAATTGGTCTTAATGGTGTTGATAATGGTCGAATTTG GTTTGACAATGTCCGGATCCCCAGAGAGAATTTGTTAAATTCAGTTGCTGATGTTTCACCGGATGGGCAATATGTGAGTGCGATAAAAGACCCAGATCAG AGATTTGCGGCATTCCTGGCCCCTCTAACATCTGGGCGGGTGACTATTGCATCCAGTGCAATTTACATGTCAAAG ATTGGTTTAGCAATTGCCATTAGATACTCGTTGACAAGGAGGGCTTTCTCTGTTACACCAAATGGGCCGGAAGTTTTGTTGCTTGATTATCCAAGTCATCAACGGCGACTCTTGCCTCTCCTTGCAAAGAC ATATGCTATGAGTTCTGCTGCAAATTTTCTTAAAGTGATATATGTGAAGAGGACACCAGAGTCGAGCAAGACTATCCATGTCTTTTCAAGTGCATTCAAGGCTACTCTTACTTGGCATAACATGCGTTTGCTTCAG GAATGTCGTGAAGCATGTGGAGGACAGGGCCTGAAGACCGAAAATCGCATTGGTCATTTGAAAGGTGAATATGATGTGCAGGGCACTTTTGAAGGTGACAATAATGTCCTGATGCAGCAG GTCAGCAAGGCACTCCTTGGAGAGTATATTTCAGCtcataagaagaagaaaccttTCCAAGGGCTGGGATTGGAACACATGAACAACCCTTGCCCGATCATCCCATCTGAGCTTACAAGCTCAACCCTCAGGTGCAGCCAGTTCCAg ACTGATGCATTCTGTCTAAGAGAACGAGATCTTTTGAATCGTTTTGCGGCGGAAGTCTCACAGTATCAAGCGAATGGAGAAAGTAAAGAGCGTGCCTTTATTCTG AGTTATCAGGTTGCAGAAGAGCTGGGCCGAGCATTTTCAGAGAAAGAAATCTTGCAAACCTTCTTGGAGGCTGAGACAACCATATCTACTGGTTCCATGAAG AATGTCCTTGGTCTTGTGAGGTCCATGTATGCCCTAATATGTATGGAAGAGGATGCTTCATTTCTCCGTTATGGATACTTATCACCAGAAAATGCTGCTGCTGTGAGGAGAGAAGTGAGCAAACTCTGTGGAGAACTGCGACCGCATGCACTTGCCTTGGTCAGTTCCTTTGGCATTCCTGATGCATTTTTGAGCCCCATAGCTTTCAACTGGATTGATTCAAATTCTTGGTCTTCGGTTCAGCATTAG
- the LOC119982362 gene encoding ras-related protein RABA1f-like, with protein MGAYRADDDYDYLFKVVLIGDSGVGKSNLLSRFTRNEFSLESKSTIGVEFATRSIHVDDKVVKAQIWDTAGQERYRAITSAYYRGAVGALLVYDVTRHVTFENVERWLKELRDHTDANIVIMLVGNKADLRHLRAVSTDDAKGFAERENTFFMETSALESLNVENAFTEVLTQIYRVVSRKALDIGDDPAALPKGQTINVGTKDDVSAVKKVGCCSA; from the exons ATGGGGGCATACAGGGCAGATGATGACTACGACTACTTGTTCAAGGTGGTGTTGATAGGGGATTCGGGTGTGGGGAAATCTAATCTGTTGTCTCGATTCACGAGGAACGAGTTCAGCCTCGAATCTAAATCCACCATCGGAGTCGAATTCGCCACCCGCAGCATCCACGTCGACGACAAGGTCGTCAAGGCTCAGATTTGGGACACCGCCGGCCAAGAACG ATACCGTGCGATTACCAGTGCTTACTATCGAGGAGCAGTGGGTGCATTGCTCGTCTATGATGTTACTCGACATGTCACATTTGAGAATGTGGAGAGATGGTTGAAGGAGCTGCGGGATCACACTGATGCCAACATTGTGATCATGCTTGTTGGAAACAAGGCTGACTTACGCCATTTGCGCGCAGTTTCCACTGATGATGCCAAGGGTTTTGCTGAGAGGGAAAACACCTTTTTCATGGAAACCTCTGCACTTGAGTCATTGAATGTTGAGAATGCGTTCACTGAAGTCCTTACTCAGATTTATCGCGTGGTTAGCCGGAAAGCTCTTGACATCGGTGATGATCCTGCAGCCCTACCCAAGGGACAAACTATTAACGTTGGCACTAAAGATGATGTATCAGCTGTGAAGAAAGTTGGATGCTGTTCGGCATAG